The segment GAACAAGGAACACCCATCCACCATGCATGTTGCTATAGCGCAGGCATTATCATCGCTAGAGTTTACTGACCAGTCCCAAGAAGTCTTAACTCTGTGTGTTCCTATTTGTCAGGTCGTATTGAcggcaaagaaaaggaagggactgaagctgaggaaaagaaaCCGAAGGtaagctaaaaaataaaaccagaggtGACATCAGCCCACTAAGTGCTGTACATGTTCCTGACTCcctctccagccctcctggCCTGCTCTTGTGCCTCTTAGGAAACCTTGccattattttccattcttccaTCCATATTTCAagagtggttttattttttcttccctccccctggTTTGGATGGTGCAATCCATGGTGATCTTTGAGGACAAGGAAGCAAACCAAATCTAAATCATGGGGTTGGGTGGGTGGTTAGAGTAATCATTTTCTCAGCCTGAGTCCAGAAAGCAGACCAGTTGACTTTTCTGGGGCAAACTGGTGCAAAAGCAAGCTCAGACCCGGGTTGGACTGTACTGGGAGCAAGAAGCTAACAGTGAAAAGAACAAGacatgcaattaaaaattaatttaattttaatctgtGCCTTGCAGATGCTGTGCTCTGGGTGGGGAATAGAGTTTAATAGTGGGTAGATTTCAGATGTTTAAAGATATCTGTCACACTGCTAATTTGGAGCACGTTTAGTTCAGCTGACCGTTAGCCTGGTGAGATAATGGAGGATCTGCTGGACAGTTTAGCGGGTCAAGAATTAAAGGTGATTAATATAATTGCTTTCAAACAATGTGAAACCGGGTCTTTCTCTAGGGAGGTTTGGCAGGGTTGTGTGAGGCTGGGCATTTGACATGATACTAAGTAACTGGCTAGATAAAAACCAGTGACCCATTACTGACAAAGGAGGTGTGATGGGGTTAGAGTTTTGGAGTAGATAAAGCAGTTCAGATGGTAAAACGTGTCAGTGGTGTGGAGGGCAGCGGCAAGGGCAGGCTGTCACAGGGCTTGGGTATTGCTGCACCCTGTGGGAGGAATAGAGCTGAGGTATCCCATACTTGCCAGCGGCGCAGCAATGGGactgcagcagtgccctgggcTCTTgcccagctgtgtgctgcagggagagggcagtACCAGCCATCATCTGTCCTGCACCCCGTTCTGTATTGCACCTTCTAATCCTATTTAATGTCAGTGATCCCCTTTTGTTTCTCTCCCATactgattttttgttgttgttgttccaattttattttgtttccatgttTAAGAAATCCTCACCTTCCACCGCCAAACCCCCAGGCGATAGACCCTCCATCCCCCCCCAACAACACACCTCCTCTAGCACAATCCCTTCGAAAAcaccctccagccctgcttccACCTCTAAACGAGTCTCTTCTGTCACATCCCGACCTGCCGGTACAGGAATGCAAGAAACGAAAGTCAAGGTAAGGAAATGGGATGTGAACAAGGCAAAGCTGCCTCAGGCAATACCTTAAGGTATTCCTGGCAGGTGCAATCGATAGTGCTTGGCTGGGCAGTGTCTCTGTGTCCCATTCAGTGGAGGGAGTGGGATGTGCTTCCCCTTCACCTTCCAGTGGCCATGGCCAGCCTTGGCTCCAGTTTTGCTGTTTGAAGCAACTGGGTCCGTCTCACCAGCATGTAGGCCCCTTGCTCTGCATTACAGCAAAAATAGCTCATTGCTGCAGGGTGTTACCTGGTCTCCCTGAGGTATTCCCAGGTCCCTTTATGctctttcttgttttgcagctttATGCTGGTTTTATGGGTGCGTTGGCTGTAAACAGCAGATGTGTTTGAAATGTTCCGGAGCCAGATCTGCCAGGTGCTACACAGGGAATAGGAAATGCACACACCTCCGTGTCTTATTCCACAACGTGAAAAGTAGCTTGGAGTTGCCCTTTGTGGTGTTTGGTCATACAAATACAACTGTGGTGAGGGAAAGAGCAGAGATTGCAGGTCACAGGCAAGGGGATATGGTTTTACCATGATAGGGATTGTGatggctctgctctgcttccctgctgccttgGGACCAGTCAGCTTGTAAATTTTCACTTGCATGTTTTTTGTGAGCTTTTGTACGCAGACCAGCGTTAGAAAGTCATCAGAAATAGGCTGTGTTAGTTTATAGATGTGGGGAGACTTTTCTGCAAGATCAGAAGACAATAAATAGCATATTGCTATTTATGTGCCATTACAGTACATGTTGCAGCAGTGTATTAGAGGTGGGGATAGAGGAGGTGCTTCTCTGTGTTTGGAGTCTGGCCCTGGGTCCCTGAATGCAGCCTCTGGTCCAGTCAATGGATTTATTTATCTTCTGTACAAAATTttagcagagcagaggaaacaaaatgatCGTGGCTCTGATCCATGAGGGGCGATAGCCCATCCCTGGGTAGATCCCCCTGCATCAGCCTTTCACCCTTGCATCCCCAGGGCCCGGAGATGAGAGGTGGCACGAAGACAGCCACACCACGGTCTGCGGCAGGGCAGGCTCAGAGGAACTCGACCAATGCCACGCGCATACCAGCAAAGACGCCCACGGCCCCCAAGACACCTCCCAGCTCCGGTATGTGATGGCAAGAGTGGCGTGCTGCTGCCTTCCCGTGGTGTTGCTGACTCTGGAGGCTCTGCTTTGGTGGTGCTCCCAGGCTCTCCGTGCAGTTATGTGGAAGTAGTGAACAAATTTGCCCCAGTGCAAGGGCACGGCCAGCAAGCGGAGGTCCGCGTGGCAGTTTGGAGCTGCTCAGCCTTGTCACGGGGCTGTGGGTGCGGAGCTAGGGATGATTCCTCTGAAGTGAACCTTTGTGGATGCCGCTTTATCTGCTCTGTTCGTGTAGTTGCCAGTGTGTAGGAGAGGGCAGTTGCTTTACCCCTTTGGGATTTCCTCCAGTTTGGAAGATTTAGGCAGctccatttttttaatctatctATTGCTTTTCTCTTGACGATATTTCACAAAGACCCAGGGGCAAGAGGATCAATTCTTCGATTGCAGGAATGGGGGTTAGCCCATTATtctcagagaagaaaaccccaGAAAGCATCAGGCATTGTGAATTTCCATTAAAACTGTGCATTCCActgaatatatgtatttttttcatacttaaCCAGAGCTGCACAAAACCTTAAATCAGTTAAATTTCTGGCTTTATTATGTTTAAGCATCTTTCTCATTCATtaaacaggcagaaaggagcagaaaaaaccacctcctgcagcagcgAAGTCTGAAAAAGGTGATGTTcaagggttttcttttcttcttccatttcttttcaaactgGGGACAGTTCTAAGCTGCTCAGTGATCAGCCTTACttaattacataaaataattttgtaaaaatgctTCCAAATTTCTAAtagaaaagtggttttgtttgagtATCTTTTGTCTGTAATTCATCATGGATGCTAATGTCACACTCAGGTGGGGAGTCTCACCAATGATCCAGACAATGAAGACCATCTTCCTTCTGAGATACTCAGAAATTGTCTTTAATCACAGTTCTCACTTCAAAATGAAGTAGAAGAAAGTGCAGCCATCTCCCCGCAGATGGTGGTCTGCACTGGGAGTAGTGGGTGGgccccagggccaggcagatCAACCCTGTAAAGTCAGGCAGTGAGTGAGGGTTGAGTACCCAGGTTGCTTACCCTGTGCTTGCCTCCCTCTGCAAACCTCAGGTGAGCAGCCAAAGTCTGGAGACAGAAGCGGTTACAGCAGTCCCGGCTCCCCCGGGACTCCAGGCAGCCGTTCCCGCACTCCCTCTctgcccaccccaccagccaggGAGCCCAAGAAGGTGGCAGTGGTTCGCACACCACCGAAATCTCCGGCATCTGCCAAGAGCCGCATCCAGCCATCAGCCGCACCCATGCCTGatctgaaaaatgtgaagtcCAAAATTGGCTCAACTGAAAATCTGAAGCACCAGCCCGGAGGTGGCAAGGTAAATGTGGATTCTGCTTTCCAGGGACCTGTCTGTAGGGACAGTGGGTGCTCGATGCTTCATCTGGGAGGGGAGAGCcctccctggagcagcagcagaccaGCTGGGGCCGGAGATACAGCAGTGGGCAGCCGAGCTTCAGCTGATCTCCAGCCTGATTctgattttaaagttttttggGTTGATTGGGTTGGATGCTTGTCCTGAAATTGCTTGCCTGGCTTAGTGCAGTACAGCTGTCCCGCAGAGAGGACTGCAGGGAGCTTGTGATGTGGCTTTCGTGGAGTGGCACATCAGTGTATGGACTGGCTGCCAGGGGAATGACATTCCCTCGTGGTGTCCGGTTAGGGAGAGCAAATTGTGACCTGCAGCCCTAAAGAACCACAGGATCAGGgttgtatttctgtattctaTGCTGTGTGATCTGGAGCAGTCCCTTcagtgctgcctctgcctcttcATTAGCAAGCAGACAGGGTGGTCTCCTCCCTGTGAGGGTCCCAGGCTCGGCACATTTTTCGGGAGGTTGTGATTTTGGATCCAACTCTGTTGGCAAGGTTTTGGATTGCATTCTGCAATCAGGCACTGCCTTGCTACAGAGTGCAGTGTGGCATGGACAGAACTGGTAGCACTCTTATCCTTTCCACCGCTAGTACTTTTCACTCCTAGAGAGGCAGTTTCATGAGCAGCAAAGTGAACTGCATGCTCCAAGCGCTTTGGCAATGAGGGTCTCGTGTTAAATTTTGCAAGCCCAGCAGAGGAGAGTTTGGGTGAGGGAGTGGTGTGAGCCAAATCATTTgtgcagccccaggagcagcagtgtgcAGTTACACGGCTCCAGCAGTGGTGTTGGCTGCTCAGCACCCATCCGAGCCTCTCTGCACTGCTCCATTGCACTGTGTGGCCCTGTCCCTGTGGCTTTTATAAAATCCCCTTTGCTGCGTGGGTGGAGACATGAACGCACCTGGTTCTTCTGTTGGTGAAGGCCCAGCGGATCTTATACAGATGTTAAATGGCAGAACCAGTGCAGTCAGAGGTCCCTGTGTGCTCATGCTTGCCTGCCCCAGGGGGGGAACACTTGCAAAccttgctctgcagctgctaaTGCAACAGAGCTGTAACAAATCTTCCCCGAGTGTGATGCATGCCATTTTGTGCAACTAGGTAACTCCGCGGCTCTGAATGTTTGACTTTGGCATGGGGGGAAGCTGTGAGATGGCTTCTCTTCACCACCTTAAATAGCGGTgtgcttttccatttccttatGTGCGTTTTTTGCTGTGGCTGGCAATTTATTGGACAATGcatattttgctttgtgctaAAGTCCAGGAGGGCTCTggagcctgggcagggctgtgctggctgttgGTCatgagcagagcagcacatgTCTTTCCAGCTGCCCGTGTCCCAGGGCctcagccctcctgcctgcttaGCACAAGGCATAAATTTTTCCTGCCACCCTGACAAAACACTGTTCTTCAGGGATTTTAGAAGGAACCCTTCCGTTTactataaattaattaaattgttTGCTCATTCTTTTTAATCCAGCTTTTACaagttcttttttctctgcttctctgtcaGGCAACATGTTTATTGTTGTCATTGAAAGAGTAAGAACAGCTGAATTTGGGACAGTTCATTGCTCTTTGCAGGGGAGAGTGGCTGGATGCTGTTGGGGATTTTTGTATGACACGATGCTGCTCTTACCAGAATGGTcgcagctggagcagagggagctgaTCCCACAAGTTTGATTCTAGGGTGGCTCTTAGAAGATGGGTCTGGAGCCTGCTCTCTGCACAGATTTCAGACCCCCAGCCTAGGGAAGCAAAGGTACATGGGGCACCCATGCCCAGCAGTCAGCCAGGCCACATCTCTTCCAGTGTTTCTGCATTGTCTAAGCAATTTTGTTGTTGCTGGATCACGGAATACTGCTCTGGCAAAGCCTGGTCTAGCAGAACTGGGTCCCGATTTGCAGGATCAGTTGATGTGAACTGGGAAAATGATGCTGGGGGCATGTGTTGGCCTTGGCGCTTCTCATGCTAAAGAGCCAGGATACAGCGAGGAGCTCTCCTTGCAGCAGCATGCCGGGAACATGCTGAAATGGAGGGTGAGGTTGCCCGCTCAGCCCACTCTGTGGACGTTGTCATCCAGGGACTGCATGTGCAGTGTGATGTGACACTGCTCTCTTGCAGGATGCtgtgtctttttccttctcatgaGGGTTGTGCTTCAGACAGGGTTTCTCCTGAGGGAGGGCAGGCCTGTGTGCCTGCTGGTTTTTACCTGCATTTACCTCTGGTTTATACTTGCGTAGGTTGTAAGGCCACTGCAGTCCGTGtaggagaaggagcagggatTGTCTTCATCTTTGTGTTGTCTGGAGTAGCTGCTCCTCTGTGTGTGGTCACTCCAGCATAGGTGCccttaaaaaagccaaacaggGAAAACAAGCCCTAAATGGAAACAACTTCATTAGTCCAAAAATCTGTGTGGTggagagggcaggcaggctttGGAACTGAAGGGTGAAGTTAGGGTGTGTGGTTCCCCTGTGGCACCAAGCCCTTTCCAGCCTCCCTCCCACCCGCGATGGCGTTGGGAATAGGCAGtagagctgctgcctttggggGTGGTCTGTGCTGTCCCTTTCATCTCATCTGTACAGGAGTTAAGAAAACTGCAGGCATGGGACTGCATCCCTGgcagcatttgctttttctctttgtaactCTAGAGGGAGTTTGAGCCCTGAACAGCACAGGGCTCAGGCATCCTCTCCCAGATGGTGCTGGACGCGCAGCTCCTGCTCTTcagcctgctgccctggccagctGCACCAGTTTGCCCAGTTTTCTCAAGCTGCTGAAATGTGAGGCCACGTGTCTCTGTCCTAGAGGGGGGGAACATGCTGCCTGGCAAGGGAGATGCAGCTGAGCAGGCATTTTTCTCTCAGCTCCATCCTTCCTCCTTCTACTGGCTCTGCAGAAGCTGAGTCTCAGACTGCTGGTGCCTTCCAGCATGTTTGCTGCCCAGCGAGTTCCCTGTTTtgttcagtgaaagaaaacagggtGAGCTGGCTCTTTTGCTAGTGTTTCTGGCCTGGAAACCAGGGCTGCCTTGCTAGCCAGACATGTCCAATCTCTAGCTATAACCTGCCCAGCTCCATCTTCACTTTCCAGCCTGTGTGTAGACAAATCTGTGTGGCAAGCCAGAGATTCTCCTTTGGCACTGGAAGGCAGGCTCCTGGTTTTAGTGATATAACACATGGTCAAGCTGCAGATGGTCATGTTGTTTCTCACACTCTTTTCTGGCTACCAAAGGTGCAGATTATTAATAAGAAGCTGGACTTTAGCAGCGTTCAATCCAAGTGTGGCTCAAAGGATAATATCAAACACATCCCAGGAGGAGGCAGTGTGAGTACCTTCACACTTTCAATGCACTATAATAGTTCTTATAATAAGTGGCATGTTGTATACACTAAACTGCCAATGCTATCTGCAGCGACCCTGCCGTCAGATAGCTATTGGTGACGTGCAATGACTCTTTTCTGGCTACCAAAGGTGCAGATTGTTAATAAGAAGTTGGACTTTAGCAGCGTTCAATCCAGGTGTGGCTCAAAGGATAATATCAAACACATCCCGGGAGGAGGCAGTGTGAGTACCTTCACACTTTGAATGCACTGTAATAATCCTTATTATTAGTGGCATGTTGTATACACTAAATCGCCAATGCTATCTGCAGTGACCCTGAGATAGCGATTGGTGACGTGCTGTCATTTAACCCCATTAACCCAAAAGACATGGTTAGATGAACCTTAACAAGTCCTGTACATGCCTGACATGGACAGAACTAACTGACCTGTGTAGAAACCATGTCTGTAACAAAACATCCCGTTAACTCGAAGGTTTTACACTACCTGGAAGGCTTAATGCCTCATTGTCTGCAGGATGGGTCGCCTCTAGCAGACAGTGATGTAGTTGCTGGTGCAGTAGGTGGATAGATTTATAAGCAAATGCAGTCTTTGTTGCTTAATGTACTGCTAAATTGCACGTGACTCTGCACAATACGTGAAAGCGCAGTTTCCTGCCCATTCCCATCAGGCAAGTATGATCCGTGCAAATATTAAGCATCTCCTTGCTAGTAAATGTGTTTGGCAGTGCCCATGGAGGCCGAGTCTAAAGTAATATTGAGTTAATCGATTTGAATGCTGGCATTTCCAGCCATTCCCAGATAAATAGCTGGACTCAGCTTTCAGTTACTGTGCCAGAAACCTGGAGAAACTCCACAGAGGTTGACAGATTTACACCAGTCTCTCTGGAGAGTTTGGGTCCAGGAAAGATGAGGGACCAAGGAAGATGCATCACTGAGACCCCAAACAGTGCAGCCCAGGGTCTGCAGGTGCCCGGTCTGCAGCCATCTGAGGAAGCTATTTGGTGCCTCTCAGATGTTCCTGATGgattttctttgtgctgtttttgATCTCTGTGGATGCTCTCCCTGAGAAACTGAGCATTGCAGAGGGCTTGGCACATAAACACTGGGACCAACTGGGTTTGCAACCTCCATCTTAAATTTGGTGTCattctgtgtttatttcatGGGCCAGAGGAGCTGCTTTGCAGAGGTCAGACCTCTGTGAAGCAGGTTCCCTGCTTGTTCTGCTCTTTCTTACCCCAGGGTCCTGCACTGGCTGGACTGCCTGGTGCGTGGTGGTCCACTTGTTATGGCAGGGGTTAGTGTTCGTCACGAATCATCTGTGCCGTGGCTGGTAATTAGCTTCAGCACAGGGTGGTGAGCTCATCCTTTTCTCCACCGAGAGCTCACACCATGGGCAAGCGTTTGCAGCTGTAGTGGGTTAAGAATTATCTGGATTTTTGGCTGGAGGTTGTCATccctccccaggctctgccagcagtGAAAATTGTGTGattgctgcctggctgcattGACTcggaaagcagcagctcagctctgggtGCGGGTGCTCGGACCAAAGCCATGTGCTGACGTGGCTGCGCAGGCTGTGCCGGCAGCAGAGCTGCGCCTTGGGGCTCCTCTGATAGAGGGGCAACAAGAGACCACCTGGGTTCGATGGCTGTGGCACCTTAATCCTCCGTGACGCTGTCAGCAGCGACGGCCTGCCCAGCCGTTCCTGCTTCAAGAGGAGTGAACTGTTGCTGCAGTAACctggggttggtttttttttttgtttttttttttctaagccaGTGGATGCTCTGACAAGGTGATGCATTAGGCAGAAGTTGACCTAAGTATTGCTGATGCTGAGAGGTGAGATCCCCAGGTCTCTGGCACTGGTTTCCTAGGcaagcagctctgtgcccaTTTTACATGCTCCCCAGCAGGATGGTAAGGGTTAATGGAGTCCTGTCTGTGAAAAAAGGGAACTGGAATGAGAGCAGAAAGTGTTTCAATTGCTGATTGCTTGCTCTGGAAATGGGAGGTCTTCCCAGTCCCCTGTCTCAGTGGTGCCCAAATCGTTGGTCGGCCCTTTGGGGTCACGGCTGGGATTAGGAAGGCGCCAACTGTCTTTTTGGGGTCTGTTTCCTCCTTTCCAACTGAATCTAGCGCTCTTCCTGCCCAGTGCATTTTGTGATctttccccagcactgccttcATGTCTGTGTCTTCGATGTGCTCCCAGACCctgggggggttgtttttctcccctctctctgtCTCCACTCTCTGTCAAATGTGCCTTTTGGTATGTGTGAGCATCGGAGACAAGGCAGGCCCGCATGCACTGCGCGCTGGCTCCAGGCGGGTGGGACCATGGCACCAAGCCGCtgttcccccctccttttcctgGCTGCATGATGGAGGGGGGAGTGTTGCTCAGTGGTGTGCGCCACCGTGGTCCAGCACCTAGCTCTGAGGGTGACGGAGCCGGTGGGCGTGGGGCTAACGTGAGAACTGAAGGATGCACCATCAACCCGGGGCTTTTGAGTCAGCACAGGGTGCTCGGATGTGATGGAGAGCGGTGGCTGCGGTGAATCCTTTGTGCTGGCTTCCAGCCGCGTTGGTCCggaggctgcctggctgcttgAGGAGTCAGCTCCTCTGCAAAGTCCCTTTGCTGACACATCCTTCCTGAGTTCTGTGAGAGCAGCACGCCCACCATGGTGCTTGGTGAAAACACAGAGAGCAGCGTATACTCCCCTTGAAATCCAGGCTATTGCTGAGAGCCAGACATTTCCCAGTGAGTAAGAACCAACCTTGAGGTGTTGATGATCTGATTTCTCCTGCGCTGCCCCACTAACTCCGGCAAGAGCTGATTCACACACAGGTGTGAGTCCAAAACCAGGGTCCAAGGTAACTTCTGGGGGTATGGGGATGTTTTCTCACTCTCTTGTCTCCTGCTCCTGATGTGGTGGGTGTGTGCTGTGGTTTGCTGTCCCTGACACGCCTTATGGTTCCAGACCTCTCCGGTCACTGGTATTTTCCAGTGTGGTGTTTAACCGCTAACGTAACCACTAAACAGCTCCACGTTAACTGTTCCTTGTGTGTGCGTCTCGTGTAACCCAGTTGTCCGTGCGCAAGAGGCCGCCGGCCCCACACCCAGGCACCCCCCAGCGCCGTGGCTGGTCTGTGAATGGGGCGGGTTTAAGTGGAATTGCTGGAGCCCCTGTTCAGAGACATAATGggtaaagcaaataaaaaccagcATAATATCATGAAATACTGTTGTGGTTCAATATACTATAATTgccattttaatttatattatgtGAACTCTTGCCAGATATTTAgactttggtttgcttttttttttttttttttctttccttcctaaaaCCTTATTTCCattgcagcatttttcagaaatgcataTTTTGGTCACTCTTTTAAAAGTTCTGTGCACATTgatcatttctgttctttcagtttttgtGGACATAAGCTTTATGTTTTACACcagaaaaggtatttattttttacgTTTTCTCTCTGGTATATCTCCTCCTTTTGGATGATGTGTATGCAAATCTTAATTAATTACCACTCCACTCTCTCTCTTACTTAAGCACTTTAAAATTGCCTCTACTTCCCCCCTTCTGTGGAGAGGTGATCTTCTGCATGCTGACTTTTGTTAAGAGAGGCTGCTGCACACGGGTATTAATGATCTCCCATTTCTGATGACAGTTTCTTTTGTATTATTAATCTTACTGGGGTTTAAGCTGTCCTTTCCCTTGAATCCAGATCAGGTGCCGCTGTGTGTtgtgcctccccctccccaggttGCCTGTGGTGGCAGTAAGCtcattgcctttttctttctcatacgGACAGGTTCAAATCGTTTACAAGCCAGTCGACCTGAGCCATGTGACATCCAAATGTGGTTCCCTGGGCAACATCCATCACAAACCAGGTACCCTTTGGCTCTGCGGCTTCTGGCAGCACCGGGTGCTGGTCCCTGGAGCTTGCGGGCTGCGTTGCGGTGTGTGTCTGGAGACAGGGAGAGGGTTGGGGGAGTGAGGGGAGCCACGTGTAGCAACTGGGGCAtcagagcaagtcctgggatGCTAGACACTGTTCCCAGCTCTGTCACTTCCAGACCCTCTTCATTCTGCCTGACCACTCGGCAGTAGGGGGTGGGACCTGGTATCTGTGGACACCCTTGTCTGGGCCGACACATCGCTGTACATGGGAATTTTTAGGAGTAAATAGGAGGGGCTGCTGGTGTTCAGGGGAGTAAGGTTAGCTCCCTGCCCTTGGTTCTGTAAAATGTTGGGTTGTCTGTCAGCTCTGCACAGCATCCTCCGGAAGGTCTCTACTCTGGTCCCCATTTGCCCTGGCTTCCGAGTTTCCCAAAAAG is part of the Falco naumanni isolate bFalNau1 chromosome 18, bFalNau1.pat, whole genome shotgun sequence genome and harbors:
- the MAPT gene encoding microtubule-associated protein tau isoform X3, which codes for MAEQRQDVTMMEDHAAGQEKHIPSGYPLQIPVDDGSDEPVSETSDAKSTPTTEDATAPLVEEGDHEDQGGVEQHGEIPEGTTAEEAGVGATPNLEDHAAGDAAQGRIDGKEKEGTEAEEKKPKKSSPSTAKPPGDRPSIPPQQHTSSSTIPSKTPSSPASTSKRVSSVTSRPAGTGMQETKVKGPEMRGGTKTATPRSAAGQAQRNSTNATRIPAKTPTAPKTPPSSGRKEQKKPPPAAAKSEKGEQPKSGDRSGYSSPGSPGTPGSRSRTPSLPTPPAREPKKVAVVRTPPKSPASAKSRIQPSAAPMPDLKNVKSKIGSTENLKHQPGGGKVQIINKKLDFSSVQSKCGSKDNIKHIPGGGSVQIVYKPVDLSHVTSKCGSLGNIHHKPGGGQVEVKSEKLDFKDKVQSKIGSLDNISHVPGGGNKKIETHKLTFRENAKAKTDHGAEIVYKSPTISGDASPRRLSNVSSTGSINMVDSPQLATLADEVSASLAKQGL
- the MAPT gene encoding microtubule-associated protein tau isoform X7; this encodes MAEQRQDVTMMEDHAAGQEKHIPSGYPLQIPVDDGSDEPVSETSDAKSTPTTEDATAPLVEEGDHEDQGGVEQHGEIPEGTTAEEAGVGATPNLEDHAAGDAAQGRIDGKEKEGTEAEEKKPKKSSPSTAKPPGDRPSIPPQQHTSSSTIPSKTPSSPASTSKRVSSVTSRPAGTGMQETKVKGPEMRGGTKTATPRSAAGQAQRNSTNATRIPAKTPTAPKTPPSSGRKEQKKPPPAAAKSEKGEQPKSGDRSGYSSPGSPGTPGSRSRTPSLPTPPAREPKKVAVVRTPPKSPASAKSRIQPSAAPMPDLKNVKSKIGSTENLKHQPGGGKVQIVYKPVDLSHVTSKCGSLGNIHHKPGGGQVEVKSEKLDFKDKVQSKIGSLDNISHVPGGGNKKIETHKLTFRENAKAKTDHGAEIVYKSPTISGDASPRRLSNVSSTGSINMVDSPQLATLADEVSASLAKQGL
- the MAPT gene encoding microtubule-associated protein tau isoform X12, which gives rise to MAEQRQDVTMMEDHAAGQEKHIPSGYPLQIPVDDGSDEPVSETSDAKSTPTTEDATAPLVEEGDHEDQGGVEQHGEIPEGTTAEEAGVGATPNLEDHAAGDAAQGRIDGKEKEGTEAEEKKPKKSSPSTAKPPGDRPSIPPQQHTSSSTIPSKTPSSPASTSKRVSSVTSRPAGTGMQETKVKGPEMRGGTKTATPRSAAGQAQRNSTNATRIPAKTPTAPKTPPSSGRKEQKKPPPAAAKSEKGEQPKSGDRSGYSSPGSPGTPGSRSRTPSLPTPPAREPKKVAVVRTPPKSPASAKSRIQPSAAPMPDLKNVKSKIGSTENLKHQPGGGKVQIINKKLDFSSVQSKCGSKDNIKHIPGGGSVQIVNKKLDFSSVQSRCGSKDNIKHIPGGGSFLWT
- the MAPT gene encoding microtubule-associated protein tau isoform X13, with the protein product MAEQRQDVTMMEDHAAGQEKHIPSAEEAGVGATPNLEDHAAGDAAQGRIDGKEKEGTEAEEKKPKGPEMRGGTKTATPRSAAGQAQRNSTNATRIPAKTPTAPKTPPSSGRKEQKKPPPAAAKSEKGEQPKSGDRSGYSSPGSPGTPGSRSRTPSLPTPPAREPKKVAVVRTPPKSPASAKSRIQPSAAPMPDLKNVKSKIGSTENLKHQPGGGKVQIVYKPVDLSHVTSKCGSLGNIHHKPGGGQVEVKSEKLDFKDKVQSKIGSLDNISHVPGGGNKKIETHKLTFRENAKAKTDHGAEIVYKSPTISGDASPRRLSNVSSTGSINMVDSPQLATLADEVSASLAKQGL
- the MAPT gene encoding microtubule-associated protein tau isoform X14, producing MAEQRQDVTMMEDHAAGQEKHIPSAEEAGVGATPNLEDHAAGDAAQGRIDGKEKEGTEAEEKKPKGPEMRGGTKTATPRSAAGQAQRNSTNATRIPAKTPTAPKTPPSSGRKEQKKPPPAAAKSEKAREPKKVAVVRTPPKSPASAKSRIQPSAAPMPDLKNVKSKIGSTENLKHQPGGGKVQIINKKLDFSSVQSKCGSKDNIKHIPGGGSVQIVYKPVDLSHVTSKCGSLGNIHHKPGGGQVEVKSEKLDFKDKVQSKIGSLDNISHVPGGGNKKIETHKLTFRENAKAKTDHGAEIVYKSPTISGDASPRRLSNVSSTGSINMVDSPQLATLADEVSASLAKQGL